The following proteins are encoded in a genomic region of Alnus glutinosa chromosome 8, dhAlnGlut1.1, whole genome shotgun sequence:
- the LOC133875734 gene encoding pentatricopeptide repeat-containing protein At5g50280, chloroplastic, which yields MALTRQPPTPPFLFIHSQYPNHHSSKPCLALLSKTPKLFSLFATPPTSTTSHASPLIFLPFLQEKQRQEEEEEEDLESQEGEEEEEEEEEGVGEEEEDTEDPMIRFFKSRTSASTQDPQREGKLSLQKNRRSSWHLAAEIESEAEPETESEPETEIIVIEEKEQLGSANSSSSILPEGVVGEIVRIARDLPENTTLGEVLGGYEKRVGERECVEVLGLMSKEGLVMSCLYFFEWMSLQERSLLTPRACSVLFPVLGRARMGDKLLVLFRNLPSSKEFRDVHVYNAAISGLLCSGRYDDAWNVYNAMETNNVRPDHVTCSILITIMRKTGRSAKDSWEFFERMNRKGIKWSVEVLGALIKSFCDEGLKYEALIIQAEMAKKGIFSNTIVYNTLMDAFGKSNQIEEAEGLFAEMKLKGLKPTSATYNTLMDAYSRRMQPEVIEKLLLEMQDMGLKPNAKSYTCLISAYGRQKKMSDMAADAFLRMKKVGIKPTSHSYTALIHAYSISGWHEKAYTTFENMQRERIKPSIETYTALLDAFRRTGDTQTLMKIWKLMNSEKVEGTRVTFNILLDGFAKQGQYIEARDVISEFSKIGLQPTVMTYNMLMNAYARGGQHSKLPQLLNEMAALNLKPDSITYSTIIYACVRVRDFRRAFFYHKKMVKSGQVPDAKSYQKLRAILNVKVATKNRKDKSAILGIINSQMGLLKAKKKGKKDEFWKYKKRHVRTHNNSTPGGH from the exons ATGGCTCTCACGCGCCAACCCCCCACTCCTCCATTTCTCTTCATTCACAGTCAGTATCCGAACCACCACTCTTCAAAACCGTGCCTTGCACTGCTCTCCAAAACCCCAAAGCTCTTCTCTCTGTTCGCAACTCCACCCACCTCCACCACCTCTCATGCCTCACCTCTCATTTTCCTCCCTTTTCTGCAAGAAAAACAacgacaagaagaagaagaagaagaagacttaGAATCCcaagaaggagaagaggaagaagaagaagaagaagaaggagtaggggaggaggaggaggacacAGAAGACCCAATGATAAGATTCTTCAAGTCTCGCACTTCAGCTTCAACACAAGACCCTCAACGCGAAGGCAAACTCTCCCTCCAAAAGAATCGCCGCTCCTCGTGGCACCTAGCTGCCGAAATCGAATCTGAGGCGGAACCCGAAACCGAATCCGAACCCGAAACTGAAATCATAGtcattgaagaaaaagaacaattggGTTCTGCGAATTCGAGTTCGAGCATATTGCCCGAGGGCGTTGTGGGTGAGATTGTGCGAATTGCGAGGGACTTGCCGGAGAATACGACTCTGGGAGAGGTATTGGGGGGTTATGAGAAAAGGGTTggtgagagagagtgtgtgGAGGTGTTGGGTTTAATGAGTAAGGAAGGTCTTGTAATGAGTTGCTTGTATTTCTTTGAATGGATGAGTCTGCAAGAACGGTCGCTTCTTACGCCTCGGGCGTGCTCGGTTTTGTTTCCGGTGTTGGGGAGAGCCCGGATGGGCGATAAGTTGCTGGTCTTGTTTAGGAACTTACCGTCCAGCAAGGAGTTCAGGGATGTTCATGTATATAATGCCGCAATTTCAGGGCTTTTGTGCAGTGGAAG GTATGATGATGCGTGGAACGTGTACAACGCAATGGAAACAAATAATGTTCGTCCAGATCACGTGACATGTTCTATTCTGATTACAATCATGAGAAAAACTGGCCGTAGTGCAAAAGATTCGTGGGAATTCTTTGAGAGAATGAACAGGAAAGGAATCAAATGGAGTGTAGAGGTCTTGGGTGCCCTAATTAAATCATTCTGTGATGAGGGCCTGAAGTATGAAGCCCTTATCATCCAAGCCGAAATGGCAAAGAAAGGGATCTTCTCAAATACCATAGTGTACAACACTTTAATGGATGCTTTTGGTAAATCCAACCAAATTGAAGAAGCTGAAGGTCTTTTCGCTGAGATGAAATTGAAAGGGCTGAAACCAACATCTGCCACGTATAACACTCTAATGGACGCGTACAGCAGACGAATGCAGCCTGAGGTCATTGAGAAGCTGCTGCTAGAAATGCAGGATATGGGCTTGAAGCCAAATGCCAAATCATATACGTGCCTCATTAGTGCATATGGGAGGCAGAAGAAGATGAGCGACATGGCTGCAGATGCATTTTTGAGGATGAAGAAAGTTGGTATAAAACCTACTTCACATTCTTACACAGCTCTTATCCATGCTTATTCGATCAGTGGCTGGCATGAGAAAGCTTATACCACATTTGAGAACATGCAAAGGGAAAGAATAAAACCCTCAATAGAAACCTATACTGCTTTGCTGGACGCATTTAGGCGCACTGGTGACACCCAGACATTGATGAAAATATGGAAATTGATGAACAGTGAGAAAGTTGAAGGGACTCGGGTGACATTCAACATTCTTCTGGATGGATTTGCTAAGCAAGGTCAGTACATTGAAGCAAGAGATGTGATCTCTGAATTTTCAAAGATAGGCTTGCAGCCAACTGTCATGACATATAACATGCTGATGAATGCATATGCACGGGGAGGGCAACACTCGAAGTTGCCGCAACTGTTGAACGAGATGGCTGCGCTGAATCTAAAACCCGATTCTATCACTTATTCAACCATAATCTATGCCTGTGTCCGTGTTCGTGATTTCAGGAGGGCATTTTTTTATCACAAAAAGATGGTAAAAAGTGGACAAGTGCCAGATGCCAAGTCATATCAAAAGCTCAGGGCAATTTTGAATGTAAAAGTCGCAACAAAGAACAGGAAGGACAAGAGTGCTATACTTGGTATAATTAATAGCCAAATGGGTTTGTTGAAAGCTaagaagaagggaaagaaagatGAGTTCTGGAAGTACAAGAAAAGACATGTGAGAACTCATAATAACTCTACTCCTGGTGGGCATTGA